A genomic segment from Aspergillus puulaauensis MK2 DNA, chromosome 1, nearly complete sequence encodes:
- a CDS encoding uncharacterized protein (COG:A;~EggNog:ENOG410PWN8;~InterPro:IPR000504,IPR012677,IPR035979;~PFAM:PF00076;~go_function: GO:0003676 - nucleic acid binding [Evidence IEA]), whose protein sequence is MSFPLGEKTRAARSRGSEEEFVLFLQGIPARCRWQELKDLVRQTALHIRQAVVYDDHRGFPTGLGQIIVKNEDEAWRTYHRLSTTGWEGQSLVVTLARTSSPTQPIAGPTKSPPCITQPNYIAGYSTPSRMSRNAAMPPSPIATESVIPPSPTYQSPDYGTMLNPIFLSHQPFMPMFPESCPLVPAVPNSPTLQPSLCDPMGYGFIPTFAMSHQMQQPAVANNTGPNNFSTTARKAFYNYNNRHPQTYPRQNLRRGIVIQNLNPATTDQDLYNLLQETVTVEHCEILPMYTSFNANPTRNRATARVTLRSSEEAKRAVTLYNNSSFMRFRIRVKIDKNIPPTLPYNLASDIYTPRHSDLSTSAYRETQFQFTPPTTESSGSDTDELSQNQEAVQDNATESSPKSKPKQLDSFRPLVVNGSGIGGSTTIVT, encoded by the exons ATGTCTTTTCCATTGGGCGAGAAAACCCGGGCGGCTAGATCTCGAGGATCCGAGGAAGAGTTTGTCCTGTTTCTACAGGGG ATTCCAGCTCGCTGTCGCTGGCAAGAGCTCAAGGACCTAGTCCGTCAAACTGCGCTGCACATTCGACAAGCAGTGGTCTACGATGATCATCGTGGATTTCCCACTGGGCTGGGACAGATTATTGTGAAgaatgaggatgaggcctGGCGGACATATC ACAGACTGTCTACCACCGGTTGGGAAGGGCAAAGCCTGGTTGTCACTCTTGCGCGGACGAGCTCGCCAACTCAGCCCATTGCGGGACCTACCAAGAGCCCACCCTGTATCACACAACCGAACTACATAGCAGGGtattcaacaccatcaaggaTGTCCCGAAATGCCGCTATGCCACCATCACCGATAGCTACAGA GTCTGTTATACCGCCGAGTCCGACATATCAGAGCCCAGATTATGGCACTATGCTCAACCCGATATTTCTCTCTCACCAACCCTTCATGCCGATGTTTCCAGAATCATGCCCACTAGTACCAGCCGTACCGAATTCACCTACCCTTCAACCCTCACTCTGCGACCCGATGGGGTACGGATTTATCCCTACATTTGCTATGTCCCACCAAATGCAGCAACCCGCCGTAGCAAACAACACCGGGCCCAATAACTTTAGCACCACCGCGCGCAAAGCCTTTTACAATTACAATAACCGTCATCCACAAACATATCCGCGACAGAATTTACGCCGTGGCATCGTGATCCAGAACCTCAACCCAGCAACCACGGACCAGGACCTGTACAACCTACTGCAAGAAACCGTCACCGTGGAACACTGCGAGATACTACCAATGTACACGAGCTTCAATGCCAACCCCACCCGGAACAGAGCCACCGCGCGTGTTACACTTCGCTCCTCAGAAGAGGCCAAACGCGCTGTAACCCTGTACAACAACAGCTCTTTCATGCGCTTCAGAATTCGCGTCAAGATCGACAAGAACATTCCGCCCACATTACCATATAATCTTGCCTctgatatatataccccTCGTCATAGTGATTTATCTACTTCTGCCTACAGAGAAACTCAGTTTCAATTCACCCCGCCAACAACCGAGAGTTCGGGCTCAGACACAGACGAGCTATCCCAAAACCAGGAGGCTGTGCAGGACAATGCCACAGAGTCTAGCCCTAAATCAAAGCCAAAACAACTTGACAGCTTCCGGCCACTGGTCGTGAATGGGTCTGGAATCGGAGGAAGCACTACTATCGTGACTTAA
- a CDS encoding uncharacterized protein (BUSCO:EOG09263KVG;~COG:U;~EggNog:ENOG410PFKT;~InterPro:IPR035969,IPR000195;~PFAM:PF00566;~TransMembrane:1 (o382-404i)) translates to MSSQLPTQAQLNLAALAGSPSPRTMRGLRKIQSHHNLSSGPPISSQLSSARSSAGPDELSHPTQLESPVRLRTHRRARSNSDASSRGAPTIPAQRRPGRKTGSGFGVKKSPLETLLRDGPQQGNLQETLQELRYLVLSTRVEADGDGMSTYRVYLWLILLDIPPLPTDQYLSLIHRGRSPAYTKIRNDTFRTLATDPLFKRRVTEASLIRLLNAVAWKIHDAKIKNKPKSRPSSRRREMELLINTPPSIAEEEPSVEEMTPSSLISSNSSTAAVSPGITSESAIYVQGMNVLCAPFLYAARSEVEAFALFHTFITRECPGYIRGGMDGVHRGLNLVDRCLEIVEPKLAAYLFSKGLQAKLYAFPSVLTLCACTPPLPEVLHLWDFLFAYGPHLNILCIVAQLILMRDTLLKSSNPNKILRSFPPLDAKETIALAALIVRKIPDPLYAELIDHAK, encoded by the exons ATGTCATCTCAACTTCCCACGCAGGCTCAGCTCAATTTGGCTGCTTTGGCCGGTTCTCCATCACCACGGACGATGCGAGGCCTGCGTAAGATCCAGTCTCACCACAACCTCTCCTCCGGCCCTCCCATatcctcccagctctcctccGCCCGCTCCTCCGCAGGACCCGACGAGCTCTCCCACCCGACCCAGTTAGAATCCCCTGTCCGGCTGCGAACACATCGTCGCGCGAGATCGAACAGTGACGCCTCATCCCGCGGTGCTCCAACGATACCTGCCCAGCGACGGCCTGGACGTAAGACAGGGTCTGGCTTTGGAGTAAAGAAGTCCCCTTTAGAAACGTTGTTACGAGACGGTCCCCAACAGGGGAACCTCCAAGAAACGCTCCAGGAACTGCGATACTTGGTTCTATCTACAAGAGTAGAAGcagacggcgatggcatG TCAACATATAGAGTCTACTTATGGCTGATCCTCCTCGATATCCCACCACTCCCTACCGATCAATACCTCTCCCTTATCCATCGTGGACGTTCGCCTGCATATACAAAAATCCGCAACGACACCTTCCGCACCCTAGCCACCGATCCGCTCTTCAAACGCCGTGTCACAGAAGCTAGCCTCATCCGATTGTTGAATGCAGTGGCATGGAAGATTCACGATGCGAAGATCAAGAACAAGCCCAAGTCCCGTCCATCCTCGCGCCGACGTGAGATGGaactcctcatcaacacaCCGCCAAGCAtcgcagaagaagaaccgtcagtggaggagatgacgcccagcagcctcatcaGTAGCAATAGCAGCACAGCAGCAGTTAGCCCTGGCATCACCAGCGAGTCGGCAATCTACGTGCAGGGCATGAACGTCCTCTGCGCTCCGTTCCTCTACGCAGCCCGCAGCGAAGTCGAGGCATTTGCGCTTTTCCACACTTTCATCACCCGTGAATGCCCCGGCTACATCCGGGGTGGCATGGACGGTGTTCATCGAGGGCTCAACCTTGTTGACCGATGTTTAGAGATCGTGGAACCCAAACTGGCGGCCTATCTATTCTCCAAGGGATTACAAGCGAAATTATACGCATTCCCATCAGTCCTGACGCTCTGTGCATGCACACCTCCGCTCCCTGAAGTCCTCCATCTGTGGGATTTCCTATTTGCTTATGGGCCACATCTCAACATCCTATGCATCGTGGCGCAACTGATATTGATGAGAGACACCCTCCTGAAAAGCTCAAA TCCGAACAAAATTCTCCGATCATTCCCACCCCTCGACGCGAAAGAGACTATCGCTCTGGCCGCCCTAATTGTTCGCAAGATCCCCGATCCCCTGTACGCCGAATTAATAGACCATGCGAAATGA
- a CDS encoding putative calmodulin (COG:Z;~EggNog:ENOG410PJ15;~InterPro:IPR011992,IPR002048,IPR018247;~PFAM:PF13499,PF13405,PF13202;~go_function: GO:0005509 - calcium ion binding [Evidence IEA]): MVPSSNTPFRPSPLSFNSPRASPFRRPSTPSSPPTQARPTTPGSSPSRGYTPVVSPSKLNQSYTVEDHDASPKSREPIPQPRFSRDSPSSPSRGASAIDSSPSSMEAKATSMMAASSDAAARLAPAQLREIREAFQVLDRDNDGFVDKEDVADVLVNVGQDPSTLSQFFPPGSSSTINFPTFLNTLSQLLSPLSSRQELVNALAAFDEDDSGEVDVEELRDALLNTSPDDGERPLTDREINEVLSGFTGRKAFGGKLGKAQGNGKRGEVLRYQEFVNTVTGGTENGQAKAK; encoded by the exons ATG GTCCCCTCCAGCAATACTCCCTTTCGCCCTTCCCCGCTGTCCTTTAACTCTCCCCGTGCGTCACCTTTCCGACGACCATCGACCCCCAGTTCCCCTCCGACACAAGCTCGCCCAACTACACCAGGGAGCTCCCCGAGCAGAGGATATACCCCGGTTGTATCGCCAAGCAAATTGAATCAATCCTATACTGTTGAAGACCACGATGCCTCCCCCAAGAGCCGGGAGCCGATACCCCAGCCTCGATTCTCCAGGGATTCTCCGTCGTCCCCAAGCAGAGGAGCAAGCGCAATAGATTCATCACCATCGAGCATGGAGGCAAAAGCGACTAGTATGATGGCTGCCTCATCCGATGCGGCAGCTAGGCTGGCCCCGGCGCAGCTCAGAGAGATACGAGAGGCTTTCCAGGTCCTGGACAGAGATAACGATGGTTTCGTGGACAAAGAAGATGTGGCGGATGTACTTGTGAATGTTG GCCAAGACCCGTCCACTTTGTCCCAATTCTTCCCTCCAGGAAGTTCTTCGACAATTAACTTCCCTACCTTCCTAAATACTCTTTCTCAATTACTCTCACCATTATCGTCCAGGCAAGAACTGGTCAATGCTTTAGCGGCttttgacgaagatgatagCGGCGAGGTCGATGTGGAAGAACTACGTGACGCGCTTTTGAATACTTCCCCAGACGATGGAGAGCGCCCACTCACGGACCGGGAAATCAACGAAGTCCTCAGCGGGTTCACAGGCCGCAAGGCGTTTGGGGGCAAACTCGGCAAGGCTCAAGGGAATggaaagagaggagaggtGCTGAGATACCAGGAATTCGTCAACACCGTTACGGGGGGAACAGAGAATGGACAAGCGAAAGCGAAGTGA